In Microbacterium terrisoli, the genomic stretch GACAAGGACTCGATCCTGGCCGACACCATGGAGGCAGTGATCGGTGCGACGTACCTGTCGGCGGGGCAGGATGCCGCCACCGGCCTCGTGCGCAGGCTCGTCGAGCCTCTGCTGGCCGACCCGGACCGTTACGGAGCCGCCGTCGATCCGAAGACGAGCCTGCAGGAGCTTGCAGCCCACCTCGGCCACACGCCGCCGGTGTACATGGTCGAAGCCGATGGTCCCGATCACGATCGCACGTTCACGGCGACCGTCATCGTCGGCGAGAACTCGGAGACCGGCATCGGCACGAGCAAGAAGCACGCCGAGATGGCGGCGGCGCTGCGCCTGTGGCGTGCCCTCTCGAACGCCGGCTGACGTGCCGGAGCTTCCCGAAGTCGAGGTCGTGCGCCTGGGCCTCGCGCCCGCGGTGACCGGTGCCGTCGTGGCTGCGGTCACCGTGCGCGACGAGCGCGCCCTGACCCGTCATGCCGGCGGTGCGGCCGACTTCGAGGCATCCCTCACGGGAATGCGGTTGGCAACTGCCGCACGACGCGGCAAGTTCCTCTGGATCCCGTTCGGCAGCGACCGCGCACTGGTGGGGCACCTCGGCATGAGCGGGCAGCTGCTGCTGCGCCCGGCGGGGGCGCCCGTCGAGCGATTCGAACGGGTGCGCATCGACCTCGAGCACCCCGTGCATGGGGAGGTGGCTGTCGTCTTCGCCGATCAGCGCACGTTCGGCTCGCTCGCCGTCGACACTCTGGTGGCAACCGGCGACGGTGCGGCCGGCGGCCGGGGAACCGAAGCGGCCCTCGTCCCGACGCAGGTCGCCCACATCGCGCGCGACCCGCTGGACCCGGCCTTCGACGACTCCGGGTTCCGCCGTGCGCTCGGACGCAAGCGATCGGGCGTCAAACGTGTGCTGCTGGACCAGACCGTCATCAGCGGGGTGGGCAACATCTATGCGGACGAGTCCCTGTGGGCCGCCCGCATCCACCCCGAGACGCCGGCCGACACCCTGTCGACGCGCGCGGTGAACCGTCTGCTCAGCGAGATCCGTGCCGTGCTGGAGAAGGCGCTGGCCGAAGGCGGTACGAGCTTCGACGCGCAGTACGTGAACGTGAACGGCCAGGCAGGTTACTTCGCCCGCGAACTGCACGTCTACGGTCGGGAGGGCCGGCCGTGCCACCGGTGCGGTGGCCCGATCATGCGGGCAGCCTTCATGAATCGGTCCTCGCACTTGTGCCCGAGGTGCCAGCGACGACGCTGACCTCGCCCGCCGCGCCTCACTGAGCCAGGGTCCGCTTCCACGCCCCGTTGTACATGATCGGGACGAATCCGATCGTCTCGTTGATGTCGAGCATGGGGCGGTTCTCCTCGGCGTTGTAGGTGAGCACCCGTGGCGAGTCGGGGGCGACCGATCGCCACGACAGCAGTGCCGCGCACTTGACGAGCATGCCCAGGCGGTGGCCGCGGTGCGAGGCGAGCACCAGAGTGTCTTCCTGATGGGTGGCCTCGGTGCGGTCGTTGCCGACGACGAGTTCATTGAAAGCCACCAGCTCGCCGGTCTCGACATGCTGTGCCGCAGTGACCTGCACGGTCATTCCGGCATCCATGTACTTCGCATCATGCTCGGCGACCCGTGCAGCATCCCACACCTCCTCGTCGAACTCGATGCCCGCAGCGGGCGCGTCCGTGATCATGCGGGATTTCATCCAGCCGTACCCGGCGACGAACTCAGTGGGCGTGGGCATCATCCACTGCAGGATGCGGTAGCCCGCGGATGCGGCCTGAGCATCGGCGAGGAGCCGCTCCAGATGCGCGAATGTGTCGTCGTTCAGGTCGAGGGCGCTGTTGCGCTCGATCTGCTCGAGCGCGTACTCGTGCGACTGCAGAAAGCGTGCGGCGTGGTCGTTCGGCACGGAGCCGAAACCCGTCGGTGCGGACAGACGGTCGCCGGGGGCGTCGGGGTGCGACGCCCAGCCCTGCAGCACCGTGCGGCCGTGGGCGCGAGCCGTGGCGACGAGCAGGTCGTGCGCAGCCGACCCGATTCCCCGCCCCCACGCGCGACGCAGCAATTCGATGTTCAGGAACGCGACGTGCGAGCCCTGTTCGAGGGGGAGGTTCACCTGCGCGCGGCCGACGATCTCGTCGTCCGCGACGACGAGCCACATCAGCGTCCGCTCGTACTTCTCGCTCACGTAGTGGGGAAGAAGCTCGGCGGGGCTGATGCGCTCGTCGTCGTGGCCGTTGATCTCACGGTAGATCGCGTTGCGGACATCGGTCATGGCGACGAAATCCGCGGCGTCGGGGCCGACCACCGAGGTCGGGACGACCAGGCGGCGCAGCCCGACTCCGGTGGGAAGGTTCGGCATCCCCACCTCGTCGGCAGGCGTGGTGATGTTCTTCATGTGTGTCTCCTGTCGGAACGCAGGTCAGCGATAGTGAGAGATCCGCGCGGCCCGCGTGAGAGCGGCCTCTCGCTCGCGACGCGCGTACGTGTCGCGGGCGAGGGCGAGCTGCTCGCGGGCGTCGCGACTGATGCGGTGGTCAGCGCGGCGAGCGCTGGACAGCAGCAGCCACAGCCCGAGCCGCAGGGTGATGCGATCGGTGTAGCTGATGCGGGTGTCTTGGGTGAGTCGTGCGTAGTCCTGGAGCTGTTGGTGCTCGTCGGAGCGCACATCGGACAGCAGCGTATGCATGATGGTGCTTTCGAAATCGAGAGGAACGGGGCGCGGGGCACCGGGGCCGCGTGATGCGACCGAAGAGGCACGAACGGAGCGTCGTGCGGAAGCCGTCAGAACGACGGGGCGGCGTCGGCGATGGCCGAACGCGCAGAGCGCACAGGGGTGGCCGGCAGCGCTAGCCGGCGACCGGCGTGGACGCCGCGGAACGGGTGGCCGCAGACAGCGCGACACAGCGCGCGACGCCGGCGAACGCGATTGGTTCGGTGATCATCATCATGGCGGCCTCCTTCCGTCTCAAGTGCGAGAACCGACACTAGCGCGCTCGGCGAAGCGGCGTCAAGCGATTCTTCAGAAATCGCTGATCTTCGGGCGTGTCGCGCGGCGAGATGGGCGATGCGCGGCCTGCCGTCGAGGGGTTGGCTCCGGCATCCGATAGCGTGTTCCGGTGATCGATCGGTGCGGAGGGGCGCGGGTATGCACCTGAGGAGCGTGACGCTCAAGGGCTTCAAGTCCTTCGCTCAGCCGACCACGTTTGCGCTGGAACCCGGCGTCACCGCCATCGTCGGTCCGAACGGCTCGGGCAAGTCCAACGTCGTCGACGCGCTCGCGTGGGTGATGGGGGAGCAGGGGGCCAAGACACTGCGCGGCGGCAAGATGGAGGACGTCATCTTCGCCGGCACCTCCACGCGCGGCCCGCTGGGGCGCGCCGAAGTGCAGCTGACGATCGACAACAGCGACGGCGCACTGCCCATCGAGTACGCCGAGGTCACGATCAGCCGCATCCTGTTCCGCAACGGCGCGAGCGAATATGCGATCAACGGCGAGCAGTGTCGATTGCTGGATGTGCAGGAGCTGCTCAGCGACTCCGGCCTCGGCCGCGAGATGCATGTCATCGTCGGACAGGGGCGCCTGGATGCCGTGCTGCAGGCGACCCCCGAAGAACGCCGGGGTTTCATCGAAGAGGCCGCGGGAATCCTCAAGCATCGGCGGCGCAAAGAGAAGACCGTCCGCAAGCTGCAGGCCATGGAGGCCAACCTCACCCGGCTGAGTGACCTTGCCGGCGAGCTGCGCAGGCAGCTGAAGCCGCTGGGTCGGCAGGCAGAGATCGCCCGTGAGGCGGCGACGATCGCCGCCGTGGTCCGCGATGCGAAAGCACGGCTGTTCGCCGATGAGCTGGTGGGCCTGCGGCGAGAGCTCGCCGCCGCCGCACACAGCGAGCAGGAGCGCCACGCGGAGCGGCTCGTGCTGCAAGATCGCATCGAGAGCCTGCACGCACGCATCGAAGAACTCGAATCCGATCAGCGCTCCGAAGCGGTCGACCGTGCTCGCGGCATCGCGTTCGGACTGGAGCAGGTGCAGGAGCGGCTGCGCGGCCTGTACACCCTGGCGGGCCAGCGTCTCGCGCTGCTCGGCGACGACGACGGCGCGCTCGCCCCTCAGCAGACAGTGACGCAGGCGTCGATCGACGACGTGCGCCACGGCATCGACGAGATCGCATCGGGCTTGGGGACGGCGCAGGATGCCGCAGCCGCCGCCACCAGAAGCGTCAGCCGTGCACGGGCCGAGCTGGACGCCCTGGACGCCGACATCGCGGCGCAGAGCGCGCTTGTCTCGGAGCACGACATGCGGATCACGACGCTGCGAGGGACGGCGGAAGCGGCCGCATCCGCCCTCGCAGCGGTGGAGACCGCGGTGGCGCGGCAGCAGGCGGCGCTGGATGCCGCGCTCGCCCGCCGGGCCGAA encodes the following:
- the rnc gene encoding ribonuclease III, whose product is MTSAAGEASQLNEKLGVDIDPELLSLALTHRSYAYEHGHLPHNERLEFLGDSVLGQAVTVLLYTRHPDLDEGALAKRRASVVSTVALAEVARGIGLGIYLHLGRGEDQTGGRDKDSILADTMEAVIGATYLSAGQDAATGLVRRLVEPLLADPDRYGAAVDPKTSLQELAAHLGHTPPVYMVEADGPDHDRTFTATVIVGENSETGIGTSKKHAEMAAALRLWRALSNAG
- the mutM gene encoding bifunctional DNA-formamidopyrimidine glycosylase/DNA-(apurinic or apyrimidinic site) lyase, whose product is MPELPEVEVVRLGLAPAVTGAVVAAVTVRDERALTRHAGGAADFEASLTGMRLATAARRGKFLWIPFGSDRALVGHLGMSGQLLLRPAGAPVERFERVRIDLEHPVHGEVAVVFADQRTFGSLAVDTLVATGDGAAGGRGTEAALVPTQVAHIARDPLDPAFDDSGFRRALGRKRSGVKRVLLDQTVISGVGNIYADESLWAARIHPETPADTLSTRAVNRLLSEIRAVLEKALAEGGTSFDAQYVNVNGQAGYFARELHVYGREGRPCHRCGGPIMRAAFMNRSSHLCPRCQRRR
- a CDS encoding GNAT family N-acetyltransferase produces the protein MKNITTPADEVGMPNLPTGVGLRRLVVPTSVVGPDAADFVAMTDVRNAIYREINGHDDERISPAELLPHYVSEKYERTLMWLVVADDEIVGRAQVNLPLEQGSHVAFLNIELLRRAWGRGIGSAAHDLLVATARAHGRTVLQGWASHPDAPGDRLSAPTGFGSVPNDHAARFLQSHEYALEQIERNSALDLNDDTFAHLERLLADAQAASAGYRILQWMMPTPTEFVAGYGWMKSRMITDAPAAGIEFDEEVWDAARVAEHDAKYMDAGMTVQVTAAQHVETGELVAFNELVVGNDRTEATHQEDTLVLASHRGHRLGMLVKCAALLSWRSVAPDSPRVLTYNAEENRPMLDINETIGFVPIMYNGAWKRTLAQ